A portion of the Micromonospora tarapacensis genome contains these proteins:
- a CDS encoding reverse transcriptase/maturase family protein, protein MQSADTVLKVLRGRGRRKLPLERLYRQLFNEQLFLIAYGRIYANDGAMTPGVDGRTPDGMSLEAIRDIIGRLRAERYRFTPVRRVYIPKKNGAQRPLGLPAWTDKLVGEVVRLLLEAYYEPQFSTRSHGFRTGRGCHTALDEIASTWTGTTWFIEGDIADCFGSLDHEVMLAILAEQIHDNRFLNLVGGMLRAGYLEDWKWHATHSGAPQGGVISPILSNIYLDRLDTFVEQEMVPAWTRGTVRRPNRAYYNATSRVGYWKRKGDRDKVKTYRKIQQSIPTRDVHDPDYRRLRYIRYADDHLLGFAGTKAEAEQIKNELTAFLRKDLKLALSTEKTLITHARTHKARFLGYDIWTRQADTWHTKGKRSLNGSIALGVPPENVNARCRKYLRKQNKPLIRNDLIRTSDHNIVASYGAEYRGYVQYYQMAGNISWLNKLRYVMERSMMSTLAAKYRRPPWVMRNRYQTTVVTPHGKRRCFEATQRTPNGTVFTARFGGIPLRRRKHARLIDGAWPTRRGTQLIARLTAGICELCDAHDGITVHHVTRLADLNRYSPAATPPWVQAMRDSRRKTLIVCARCHGDIHQQPHTQ, encoded by the coding sequence ATGCAGAGCGCTGACACGGTACTCAAAGTCCTGCGTGGCAGGGGACGACGAAAACTGCCCCTGGAACGGCTGTATCGGCAACTGTTCAACGAGCAGTTGTTTCTGATCGCCTACGGGAGGATTTACGCCAACGACGGCGCGATGACGCCCGGAGTCGATGGGAGAACACCCGACGGGATGAGCCTGGAAGCCATCCGGGACATCATCGGTCGGCTTCGCGCCGAACGCTACCGGTTCACACCGGTCCGCCGGGTTTACATCCCGAAGAAGAACGGAGCCCAACGGCCCCTCGGGCTGCCGGCCTGGACCGACAAACTGGTCGGTGAGGTGGTGCGCCTGCTGTTGGAGGCGTACTACGAACCGCAGTTCTCGACCAGGTCGCACGGGTTCCGCACTGGTCGGGGCTGCCACACCGCACTCGACGAGATCGCCTCGACATGGACGGGCACGACCTGGTTCATCGAGGGCGACATCGCCGACTGCTTCGGGAGCCTCGACCACGAGGTCATGCTCGCGATCCTCGCCGAGCAGATCCACGACAATCGGTTCTTGAACCTGGTAGGAGGAATGCTGCGGGCGGGATATCTGGAAGACTGGAAATGGCATGCCACGCATTCCGGTGCGCCACAAGGCGGCGTCATATCGCCGATCCTGTCGAACATCTATCTCGACCGTCTCGATACATTCGTGGAACAGGAAATGGTCCCGGCCTGGACCCGCGGAACAGTCCGACGGCCGAACCGGGCGTACTACAACGCGACGTCAAGAGTCGGCTACTGGAAAAGGAAGGGCGACCGCGACAAGGTCAAAACCTACCGCAAGATCCAGCAGTCGATTCCCACTCGCGACGTTCACGACCCGGACTACCGCCGGCTACGCTATATCCGCTACGCCGACGATCACCTCCTAGGATTCGCCGGCACCAAGGCCGAAGCCGAACAGATCAAGAACGAGCTAACCGCGTTTCTGCGCAAGGATCTGAAGCTCGCTCTCTCTACCGAGAAAACCTTGATCACCCACGCCCGCACCCACAAGGCACGGTTCCTCGGCTACGACATCTGGACACGGCAGGCCGACACCTGGCACACCAAGGGCAAACGATCACTCAACGGCTCCATCGCCCTCGGTGTCCCACCGGAAAACGTCAACGCCAGATGCCGAAAATACCTGCGGAAACAGAACAAGCCCCTGATCCGTAACGACCTGATCCGCACCAGCGACCACAACATCGTCGCCTCCTACGGCGCGGAATATCGAGGATATGTCCAGTACTATCAGATGGCCGGAAACATCAGCTGGCTCAACAAGCTCCGTTATGTCATGGAACGGTCGATGATGTCGACCCTGGCAGCCAAATATCGCCGACCACCGTGGGTGATGCGAAACCGCTACCAAACCACCGTCGTCACCCCCCACGGGAAACGCCGGTGCTTCGAAGCGACCCAGCGCACCCCGAACGGAACGGTATTCACCGCCAGATTCGGCGGGATCCCGCTACGCCGCCGCAAACACGCCCGCCTCATCGACGGAGCGTGGCCGACCCGGCGGGGAACCCAACTCATCGCCCGGCTCACCGCCGGGATCTGCGAACTCTGCGACGCCCACGACGGGATCACCGTCCACCACGTCACACGACTCGCCGACCTCAACAGATACAGCCCTGCGGCCACACCACCCTGGGTGCAAGCCATGCGGGACAGCCGACGGAAGACCCTGATCGTCTGCGCCCGCTGCCACGGCGACATCCATCAACAGCCGCACACGCAGTAG
- a CDS encoding helix-turn-helix domain-containing protein, whose amino-acid sequence MGVYHSRNALTGPFTPDRLAAVELPRTPLGRRGYRPEEVDALLHRLAYEMGSVPGSATRCGRRTAASNTPSAPGNPSAPPGASNGRSGHPRQLQPLTGLSQLLLSFFSFLWVWWGEARRSEDLVTVVPAGGLEPDGDELRRFARRPLRGRRLQLIVDGAEPVDVPPVVGEALAEVVSILGRGRPVRVMAENVELSTGEAAAILGVTRPTVVKLMNDGVLPYTRPNSSRRVALHDVLTYKDRRSRARREALDELTADAIDMGVYDEAIRRGRQSSDDQLGA is encoded by the coding sequence ATGGGCGTCTACCACAGCCGCAACGCGCTGACCGGCCCGTTCACCCCCGACCGGCTCGCCGCCGTCGAGCTGCCCCGCACGCCGCTGGGCCGGCGCGGCTACCGGCCCGAGGAGGTCGACGCCCTGCTGCACCGGCTCGCGTACGAGATGGGGAGCGTACCCGGCAGCGCGACCAGGTGCGGGAGGAGAACCGCCGCCTCAAACACGCCCTCCGCACCTGGCAATCCGAGTGCACCACCAGGCGCCTCGAACGGTAGAAGCGGGCATCCACGGCAGTTGCAACCCCTGACCGGCCTGTCGCAGCTACTTCTATCGTTTTTTTCGTTTCTCTGGGTATGGTGGGGGGAAGCGAGGCGTTCGGAGGATCTTGTGACGGTGGTGCCTGCGGGCGGGCTGGAGCCCGACGGTGATGAGCTGCGGCGTTTCGCTCGGCGACCGCTCCGAGGGCGGCGACTGCAACTCATCGTCGACGGGGCAGAGCCGGTCGACGTGCCGCCGGTGGTGGGCGAGGCTCTCGCCGAAGTCGTGTCGATCCTCGGCCGGGGGCGACCGGTCCGGGTCATGGCAGAGAACGTCGAATTATCAACCGGAGAGGCTGCCGCGATCCTCGGCGTGACCAGACCGACAGTGGTCAAGCTGATGAACGACGGGGTGCTGCCCTACACCCGCCCAAACTCCAGTCGCCGCGTCGCACTGCACGACGTGCTCACATACAAGGATCGGCGGTCGAGGGCGCGTCGCGAGGCGTTGGACGAGTTGACCGCAGACGCGATCGACATGGGCGTCTACGACGAGGCGATCAGGCGTGGGCGCCAGTCGTCAGACGATCAGCTCGGCGCGTGA
- a CDS encoding globin family protein yields MTGLGAYPMEGVAGPELVRDAVARWLGVVAADAELAPYLVGVDRARLAGHLALTLTVALGGPAGDLVRPAVGRGAAWV; encoded by the coding sequence GTGACCGGGCTCGGGGCGTACCCGATGGAGGGTGTGGCCGGGCCGGAGCTGGTGCGGGACGCGGTGGCGCGGTGGCTGGGGGTGGTGGCGGCGGACGCGGAGCTGGCGCCGTACCTCGTCGGGGTTGATCGGGCCCGGCTCGCCGGGCACCTGGCGCTGACCCTCACGGTGGCGCTCGGCGGACCGGCCGGCGATCTGGTCCGGCCGGCGGTCGGGCGTGGCGCGGCCTGGGTTTGA
- a CDS encoding ISAs1 family transposase: protein MGSSSLIGVLAVHADQVAVSLPASCRASLVEALAVVPDRRDRRGVVHPLAGVLATAVAVVLAGARSAAAVAEWAADAPQPVLAGLGVWRDPLTGRHRAPDESTFRRILAGVDADALDDTVGRWIIASQAAADNHRRVYSVDGKTLRGSGPAGGQVHLLAVLDQHTGAVLGQVDVDGKTNELTRFRPLLEPLDLAGVIVTADALHTHREHAHWLADDKKAAYVFTVKKNQPRLYRQLKAIPWAKIPVQDETGNRGHGRYDIRRLQVVTCTGTLALDFPHAVQALRIRRRRLNLSTGRWSTVTVYAITNLTVAQVGPADLADALRGHWAIEILHHIRDTTYAEDASRIRTGNAPRVMATLRNTAISLLRLAGITTIAKALRRNSRNPYRPLQLLGIT from the coding sequence TTGGGATCATCATCGCTGATCGGTGTGCTGGCTGTGCACGCGGATCAGGTCGCAGTGTCGTTGCCTGCTTCGTGCCGGGCGAGTCTGGTCGAGGCGTTGGCCGTGGTGCCGGACCGGCGTGATCGGCGGGGTGTGGTGCATCCGCTCGCCGGGGTCCTGGCCACCGCGGTCGCAGTGGTGCTGGCCGGAGCCCGTTCAGCTGCTGCGGTCGCGGAGTGGGCGGCCGACGCTCCGCAGCCGGTGCTGGCCGGGCTCGGCGTGTGGCGTGATCCGCTCACGGGACGGCATCGGGCGCCGGACGAGTCGACCTTCCGCAGGATTCTGGCCGGTGTCGACGCTGACGCCCTGGACGACACGGTCGGCCGGTGGATCATCGCGTCCCAGGCGGCGGCGGACAACCACCGGCGGGTGTACAGCGTGGACGGCAAGACGTTGCGCGGCAGCGGCCCGGCCGGCGGCCAGGTGCATCTGCTCGCCGTGCTGGACCAGCACACCGGCGCCGTCCTCGGCCAGGTCGATGTGGACGGCAAAACGAACGAGCTGACCCGGTTCCGGCCGCTGCTGGAGCCACTCGACCTTGCCGGGGTGATCGTCACCGCCGACGCGCTGCACACCCACCGCGAGCACGCCCACTGGCTGGCCGACGACAAGAAAGCCGCCTACGTCTTCACGGTAAAGAAGAATCAGCCGCGTCTGTATCGGCAGCTCAAGGCCATACCCTGGGCGAAAATCCCGGTTCAGGACGAGACCGGCAACCGCGGACACGGACGATACGACATCCGCCGCCTGCAAGTGGTCACCTGCACCGGCACGCTCGCCTTGGACTTCCCGCACGCCGTGCAAGCCTTACGGATCCGGCGCCGCCGGTTGAACCTCAGTACCGGCCGATGGTCCACCGTCACCGTCTACGCGATCACCAACCTGACCGTAGCCCAGGTCGGCCCCGCCGACCTGGCCGACGCGTTGCGCGGACACTGGGCGATCGAGATTCTGCACCACATCCGTGACACCACCTACGCCGAAGACGCCAGCCGCATCCGCACCGGTAACGCGCCGCGTGTCATGGCCACCCTGCGAAACACCGCGATCAGCCTGCTCCGCTTGGCCGGCATCACCACGATCGCGAAAGCCCTCCGGCGTAATAGCCGAAACCCCTACCGACCACTACAACTACTCGGAATAACGTGA
- a CDS encoding GNAT family N-acetyltransferase — MFAVPLTGDAQLRPLDPWHAEEFLANLDRAREHISPWVSPSFVAADLAGARQVLQRYADRWARDDGGIWGIWSGGTLVGGVLLVSLNAATGVCEAGCWLEPAAEGGAW; from the coding sequence ATGTTCGCCGTGCCCCTGACCGGGGACGCGCAGCTGCGACCACTCGACCCGTGGCACGCCGAGGAGTTCCTGGCCAACCTGGACAGGGCGCGGGAACACATCTCGCCCTGGGTGTCGCCGTCCTTCGTGGCCGCCGACCTCGCCGGGGCGCGGCAGGTGCTCCAGCGGTACGCCGACCGGTGGGCCCGCGACGACGGCGGCATCTGGGGCATCTGGTCCGGCGGCACGCTGGTCGGCGGGGTGCTGCTGGTGTCGCTGAACGCGGCGACCGGGGTGTGCGAGGCGGGCTGCTGGCTGGAGCCGGCCGCCGAGGGCGGGGCCTGGTGA
- a CDS encoding PIN domain-containing protein codes for MIVAVLDACVLVPSVLADTLLRCAEQDLYRPVWSRTILDEVRRNLPPSVRAAKADRRIEVMREHFPEAMVSGYEQLITEMTNDPKDRHVLAAAVAADAEAIVTANLRDFPDRAVAPYAIEVLHPDDFLCGLLDAEPDLLVSIIVQQAEATGKGGRSRLGVEDILSGLAGCRVARFAHLVSAELANSR; via the coding sequence ATGATCGTAGCGGTGCTGGACGCCTGCGTTCTCGTGCCCAGTGTGCTCGCCGACACCCTGCTGCGCTGCGCTGAGCAGGACCTGTATCGCCCCGTCTGGTCGCGCACCATCCTTGACGAGGTGCGGCGGAACCTCCCGCCCTCGGTTCGCGCTGCCAAGGCAGACCGCCGGATCGAGGTCATGCGGGAGCACTTTCCAGAGGCGATGGTCTCTGGGTACGAGCAGCTGATCACCGAGATGACCAACGATCCGAAGGATCGCCATGTGCTCGCTGCCGCCGTCGCAGCCGACGCGGAGGCGATCGTCACGGCCAATCTTCGTGACTTTCCGGATCGCGCCGTCGCGCCATATGCCATCGAGGTGCTGCATCCGGACGATTTCCTCTGTGGACTGCTGGACGCGGAGCCGGATCTACTCGTGAGCATCATCGTGCAGCAGGCCGAGGCGACAGGAAAAGGCGGACGCTCCAGGCTCGGGGTCGAGGACATCCTGAGCGGTCTCGCCGGATGCCGGGTTGCTCGATTCGCCCACCTGGTTTCTGCGGAGCTGGCCAACAGCAGGTAG